One genomic region from Clostridia bacterium encodes:
- a CDS encoding putative sporulation protein YtxC → METIAIGASEGLEEIRARLAQEFSGAAARYGVTVAVDVVDRGRWRFLGCRFDVRRDDPRATEAVAAVRQGVAGALADVICREWEPRLLRRLIRSHYDDFSPDEQERILGYAQVHLREEAAGAGRAGMPRKTKVLARLQEYLERHNNVIVDGFVTFRLKDYLEELEDAVDRAVDDYILEREYEEFVRLLRHFVEAQEPRVDTVHVVPRDRGAFGLLDEAGASVREALPPELAPTETGDVEYEDVLISALITMAPRRIVLHGEVGEGDGQHAVETIERVFETRVGRCAGCERCAAAARDASGPPLGEGRR, encoded by the coding sequence ATGGAGACGATCGCCATCGGCGCGTCGGAGGGGCTCGAGGAGATCCGCGCCCGCCTGGCGCAGGAATTCTCCGGCGCGGCCGCCCGCTACGGCGTGACCGTCGCCGTCGACGTCGTCGACCGCGGGCGTTGGCGCTTTCTGGGCTGCCGCTTCGACGTCCGCCGCGACGACCCGCGCGCCACGGAGGCGGTGGCCGCCGTGCGCCAGGGCGTCGCCGGCGCGCTGGCTGACGTCATCTGCCGCGAATGGGAGCCCCGGTTGCTGCGGCGCTTGATCCGGTCGCACTACGACGACTTCTCGCCCGACGAACAGGAGCGCATCCTCGGATACGCCCAGGTCCACCTGCGCGAAGAGGCCGCGGGCGCCGGGCGCGCCGGCATGCCGCGCAAGACCAAGGTGCTGGCCCGCCTCCAGGAGTACCTCGAACGGCACAACAACGTCATCGTGGACGGGTTTGTCACGTTTCGCCTGAAGGACTACCTCGAAGAGCTGGAGGACGCGGTCGACCGCGCCGTGGACGACTACATCCTCGAACGGGAGTACGAGGAGTTCGTCCGCCTTCTGCGGCACTTCGTGGAGGCGCAGGAACCGCGCGTGGACACGGTCCACGTCGTGCCGCGGGACCGCGGCGCCTTCGGCCTCCTGGACGAGGCCGGCGCCAGCGTGCGCGAGGCGTTGCCTCCGGAACTCGCCCCCACGGAGACGGGAGACGTCGAATACGAGGACGTGCTGATCAGCGCCCTGATCACCATGGCGCCGCGCCGCATCGTCCTGCACGGCGAGGTCGGCGAAGGCGACGGCCAGCACGCCGTGGAGACCATTGAGCGGGTGTTCGAGACGCGGGTGGGGCGCTGCGCCGGTTGCGAGCGCTGCGCGGCGGCTGCGCGGGACGCGTCCGGGCCGCCGCTCGGAGAGGGTCGTCGTTGA
- a CDS encoding DUF445 family protein, whose amino-acid sequence MTFVWMAAVGGLIGWFTNWLAVRMLFRPRHPIRLGPWRIQGVIPARREALARAMGQAVAERLLSADDLLQELSNVGLREQVAAQVAESAATRLAERLGWLPSPVANLAGNWLAGVVRREVRAFFAESLDQLLHHVRSGWDIAAMVEERVESFSADELERLFLDLMRRELRFVEWVGGAIGALVGLGEAAVTTLLR is encoded by the coding sequence TTGACCTTCGTGTGGATGGCGGCCGTCGGCGGCCTGATCGGCTGGTTCACGAACTGGCTCGCGGTGCGCATGCTGTTTCGCCCTCGCCATCCGATCCGCCTTGGACCCTGGCGCATCCAGGGCGTCATCCCCGCCCGGCGCGAGGCGCTGGCCCGCGCCATGGGACAAGCCGTGGCCGAACGGCTGCTCTCGGCCGACGATCTTCTCCAAGAGCTGTCGAACGTGGGCCTGAGGGAGCAGGTGGCGGCGCAGGTCGCCGAGTCGGCCGCGACGCGCCTCGCGGAGCGGCTGGGGTGGTTGCCGTCGCCGGTCGCGAATCTCGCCGGGAACTGGCTCGCGGGGGTCGTCCGGCGAGAGGTGCGCGCGTTCTTCGCTGAGTCGCTTGATCAGCTGCTGCACCACGTCCGCAGCGGGTGGGACATCGCCGCCATGGTCGAAGAGCGGGTGGAGTCGTTCTCGGCCGACGAGCTGGAGCGGCTGTTCCTCGACCTCATGCGCCGCGAGCTCCGCTTCGTCGAGTGGGTCGGGGGAGCCATCGGCGCGCTCGTCGGCCTCGGCGAGGCGGCCGTGACCACCTTGCTGCGCTGA
- a CDS encoding aminotransferase class I/II-fold pyridoxal phosphate-dependent enzyme, whose product MTSQPPLSTLVTSLPRSGIRAIAAFAGNRPGLVHLEYGEPSMLTPEPIRKAAAQAVLEERMVYTPTAGPMRLRELISEKLKRVNGYDAAPEQVFVTPGGVGALFLALAAVLNPGDAVLLPDPGWPNAAGQARILQAEPVFYPLDPKNGFLPDPDGWRIPPHCKAVVINSPANPTGAVFPRDLVERIARVAERHGLWVISDEVYDQIYFDRAPTSIFQVQPERAMAVYSFSKTYAMTGWRLGYLVAPAQVVEPLQRVAEAIFSSSSMVAQRAAEAALTSAGEYVPEMVAAYRRRRDLAVSLVREWGLYRYTPEGAFYLMVDVSAAGPAEEVARRLVTEKGVVAVPGTAFGRQAQHELRISLAASEEDIRRGLEAIRDLVQG is encoded by the coding sequence ATGACGTCGCAACCGCCGCTGTCCACGCTGGTCACCAGCCTGCCCCGTTCGGGCATTCGCGCCATCGCCGCGTTCGCAGGCAACCGTCCCGGCCTCGTTCACCTGGAGTACGGCGAGCCCAGCATGCTCACGCCTGAGCCGATCCGCAAGGCCGCGGCGCAAGCCGTGCTTGAGGAGCGCATGGTCTACACGCCGACGGCCGGGCCCATGCGCCTGCGTGAACTGATCAGCGAGAAGTTGAAGCGCGTCAACGGATACGACGCCGCTCCCGAGCAGGTGTTCGTCACGCCGGGCGGCGTCGGCGCCCTGTTCCTGGCGCTCGCGGCCGTGCTCAACCCGGGCGATGCGGTCCTCTTGCCGGATCCCGGCTGGCCCAACGCCGCCGGGCAGGCCCGCATCCTGCAGGCGGAGCCGGTCTTCTACCCGCTGGACCCGAAGAACGGCTTCCTGCCGGACCCGGACGGCTGGCGGATCCCCCCGCACTGCAAGGCCGTGGTCATCAACAGCCCGGCCAACCCCACGGGCGCCGTCTTCCCGCGGGACCTGGTGGAGCGGATTGCGCGCGTCGCGGAGCGTCACGGGCTGTGGGTGATCTCGGACGAGGTCTACGACCAGATCTACTTCGACCGCGCGCCGACGTCCATTTTCCAAGTCCAGCCGGAGCGCGCCATGGCGGTGTACAGCTTCTCGAAGACGTACGCCATGACGGGCTGGCGGCTCGGCTACCTCGTGGCCCCGGCGCAGGTCGTGGAGCCGCTGCAGCGGGTGGCGGAAGCCATCTTCAGTTCGTCGTCCATGGTCGCGCAGCGGGCGGCGGAAGCCGCGCTGACCTCCGCGGGCGAATACGTCCCGGAGATGGTGGCGGCATACCGCCGCCGGCGCGACCTGGCGGTCTCGCTGGTCCGGGAGTGGGGGCTGTACCGGTACACGCCCGAGGGCGCCTTCTACCTCATGGTCGACGTGTCTGCGGCGGGGCCGGCGGAAGAGGTGGCGCGGCGGCTCGTCACCGAGAAGGGCGTCGTCGCCGTGCCGGGCACGGCCTTTGGCCGCCAGGCGCAGCACGAATTGCGGATCTCCCTCGCCGCGTCGGAGGAGGACATCCGGCGGGGACTCGAGGCGATTCGCGACCTGGTCCAGGGTTGA
- a CDS encoding GntR family transcriptional regulator has protein sequence MSEPFDLTNPTDEGARNAVVPSKQELAYTILRQRILDGTYGPGYRLVIDALAKEFGTSPIPVREAVRRLEAEGLVEYQPFSGARVAVPDEAAFHDAFSTLAVLEGYATALAVGRVTPDDLAHLRRMNAEMRAAIAELDVMAYSRLNRAFHAHLRERCPNAFLRDAIDNVMRQLDAMRRTVFAFVPNRSRESLEEHEELLRLLETGAAPDAVEAFAREHKLRTLRAFEAWERETRTRERG, from the coding sequence ATGAGTGAACCGTTCGATTTGACCAACCCAACGGATGAGGGCGCACGCAACGCCGTTGTGCCCAGCAAGCAGGAACTGGCGTACACCATCCTTCGCCAGCGGATTCTCGACGGAACCTACGGGCCTGGATACCGGCTGGTCATCGACGCACTGGCCAAGGAGTTCGGCACAAGCCCCATTCCGGTGCGGGAGGCCGTGCGTCGGCTGGAAGCGGAAGGCCTCGTGGAGTACCAGCCGTTCAGCGGGGCCCGGGTGGCCGTCCCCGACGAGGCGGCCTTCCACGATGCGTTCAGCACCCTCGCCGTGCTCGAAGGATACGCCACGGCGTTGGCGGTCGGACGCGTCACGCCGGACGACCTGGCCCACCTGCGCCGCATGAACGCGGAGATGCGCGCGGCCATCGCGGAGCTGGACGTCATGGCGTACAGCCGCTTGAACCGCGCGTTTCACGCGCACCTGCGGGAACGCTGCCCCAACGCGTTCCTGCGCGACGCCATCGATAACGTGATGCGCCAGCTGGACGCCATGCGCCGCACGGTGTTCGCGTTCGTGCCCAACCGGTCGCGGGAGTCGCTGGAGGAGCACGAGGAGCTCCTGCGCCTCCTGGAAACCGGCGCCGCGCCGGACGCGGTCGAGGCGTTCGCCCGGGAGCACAAGCTGCGTACCCTGCGGGCGTTCGAGGCCTGGGAGAGGGAGACGAGGACCCGCGAAAGGGGTTGA